One genomic window of Halovivax cerinus includes the following:
- a CDS encoding MarR family transcriptional regulator: MFTKAGLAILDVLSSGRDVTAQELATETGYSRKQIYRVADDLIDNGVLRESRSQHNQRVVRATTDPVVEAYRNLTSNLGHVDWADLLSPATIQVCWYLDEPRRVTTIADRLGITRQAVHKALSPLKNRAMLAPAGPEYALADDLHPLLEFTIAVVRHDHRHRVRRLAPSATIAWCDPKRALVHVQTSEDTDTLQNADDWDVTGLAKFQGYGLQFFLAGEPAFWYAPDDDLTLADIVCHTLVLDIDSRRVSYAMLLIEQERIEQETLTETATWYGLGATISRMYRLINEGTDADDEMMVGNSLPSAQEYAALKDQYGVA; encoded by the coding sequence ATGTTTACGAAGGCCGGACTCGCTATTCTGGACGTGCTGAGTTCCGGGCGAGACGTAACTGCCCAAGAGTTGGCCACAGAAACCGGGTATAGTCGCAAGCAGATCTACCGCGTCGCTGACGACTTGATTGACAACGGAGTACTGCGCGAATCCCGATCGCAGCACAACCAGCGTGTCGTTCGTGCTACTACCGATCCCGTTGTCGAAGCGTACCGGAACCTGACATCGAACCTCGGGCACGTGGACTGGGCGGATCTCCTCTCACCGGCTACGATACAGGTCTGCTGGTACCTCGATGAACCACGCCGCGTCACCACGATCGCTGACCGGTTAGGGATTACGCGACAGGCCGTCCACAAAGCGTTGTCTCCGTTGAAGAACCGAGCGATGCTCGCACCTGCCGGGCCAGAGTACGCACTCGCCGACGACCTCCACCCCTTACTCGAATTCACCATCGCCGTCGTCAGGCATGACCACCGCCACCGCGTTCGGCGACTCGCACCCAGCGCCACGATTGCGTGGTGTGACCCGAAACGCGCACTCGTCCACGTACAGACCTCCGAAGACACGGACACACTCCAGAACGCCGACGACTGGGACGTGACTGGATTAGCGAAGTTCCAGGGGTACGGTCTGCAGTTCTTCCTCGCAGGAGAACCTGCCTTCTGGTACGCCCCAGACGACGATCTCACCCTTGCGGACATCGTTTGCCATACGCTCGTCCTCGACATCGACTCCCGACGCGTGAGCTACGCGATGCTCCTCATCGAACAGGAACGAATCGAACAGGAAACGCTCACCGAGACTGCGACCTGGTACGGTCTGGGCGCAACGATATCTCGAATGTATCGTCTCATAAACGAGGGAACCGACGCCGACGACGAGATGATGGTGGGGAATTCCTTGCCGAGCGCTCAGGAATACGCAGCGCTGAAAGACCAGTACGGAGTCGCATAA
- a CDS encoding PQQ-binding-like beta-propeller repeat protein, whose protein sequence is MEVVDGTVFVPRRGVFALDQETGEKLWRSEERGYHGGDVLSSPAVSQGTVYLGNGSRVAAFNSAVGKLRWAEGPNPRGKMSPVVVDGTVYAAGGYRTVYAYDAETGDEEWLFDEVEQPFLTSPTVADGTLFVCTVGFMYALDTDSGQERLRYNPDWGILSSPTVADGTVYVGGESYEGDGGIVAAFDTAEDTERWRFERLGEVRSSPTVAGNTLFVGSDDGALYALNVADGSERWRFETGAEIRTAPIVVDGTVYVADTDGTVYALDARVHGSSVDSRVLLGAQGHHHAWAEAASTDVAPAEFVVELNAVPNPVVTGDEITVQITVTNVGDEVGRRTLHFDAAATDGDENGLRQIHFDGQDSFEEPIELTDGESETIEASGTVKRGPAKSTVPAPEWPGELSLAARVYEDATELTIPVEKPANDQEDGHLSDYWPVGALGALGGAGYLLNRRRSTERK, encoded by the coding sequence TTGGAAGTCGTCGACGGCACCGTTTTCGTCCCCAGACGTGGCGTGTTCGCGCTCGATCAGGAGACGGGAGAGAAACTGTGGCGGTCCGAGGAGCGCGGGTATCATGGCGGGGACGTCCTCTCGTCGCCGGCGGTGTCTCAGGGAACAGTGTATCTCGGGAACGGGAGTCGCGTGGCCGCATTTAACAGCGCGGTCGGGAAACTTCGGTGGGCTGAAGGCCCAAACCCGCGAGGGAAAATGTCTCCAGTGGTCGTCGACGGTACCGTCTATGCGGCTGGCGGGTACCGAACCGTCTACGCCTACGATGCCGAAACCGGCGACGAAGAGTGGCTTTTTGATGAAGTCGAGCAGCCATTTCTTACATCGCCGACGGTGGCCGACGGGACTCTCTTCGTTTGCACCGTCGGATTCATGTACGCCCTCGACACTGACAGCGGGCAGGAGCGTCTGCGCTACAACCCTGATTGGGGTATCCTATCGTCACCGACGGTCGCCGACGGAACGGTGTACGTGGGTGGTGAGAGTTACGAGGGAGACGGCGGCATCGTCGCCGCATTCGATACCGCTGAGGACACGGAACGGTGGCGGTTCGAACGGCTCGGTGAAGTACGCTCCTCACCGACGGTAGCCGGTAACACGCTCTTCGTCGGGAGCGACGACGGGGCCCTGTACGCGCTCAATGTCGCCGACGGGAGTGAGCGGTGGCGCTTCGAGACAGGTGCCGAGATCCGCACAGCGCCGATCGTCGTCGACGGGACGGTCTACGTCGCTGACACGGACGGCACTGTCTACGCGTTGGATGCAAGAGTCCACGGTTCAAGCGTGGATTCGAGAGTCCTGCTCGGCGCACAGGGCCACCACCACGCTTGGGCTGAGGCCGCGTCCACCGACGTCGCCCCGGCCGAGTTCGTCGTCGAACTCAACGCCGTCCCCAACCCGGTAGTCACGGGCGACGAGATTACGGTACAGATTACCGTCACGAACGTCGGCGACGAAGTCGGACGGCGAACACTCCACTTCGATGCCGCTGCAACCGACGGCGACGAGAACGGGTTGAGACAAATACACTTCGATGGCCAGGATTCCTTCGAGGAGCCGATCGAACTCACGGATGGTGAATCGGAGACGATAGAAGCGTCCGGAACCGTCAAAAGGGGTCCTGCTAAATCGACTGTCCCGGCTCCCGAGTGGCCGGGTGAACTATCACTGGCTGCACGGGTCTACGAGGATGCGACCGAACTGACAATCCCGGTTGAGAAACCGGCGAACGATCAGGAGGATGGCCATCTTTCCGACTACTGGCCGGTCGGCGCACTCGGCGCACTTGGCGGGGCGGGCTATCTGTTGAATCGGCGTCGGAGCACCGAGCGAAAATAG
- a CDS encoding DUF7437 domain-containing protein, with protein sequence MYKAQPVRGDKITGRNTRSSRSLNENQYLGCRSEQILLGQSWLPVYGAVELDDIELFVERNGKPKLSSAIAQTIEYLRGNRSHRGAADAPNVPAVEGIAITQATEIIDYLM encoded by the coding sequence ATGTATAAAGCCCAACCGGTTCGGGGTGACAAAATAACTGGTCGAAACACACGATCGAGCCGCTCTCTGAATGAAAACCAGTATCTGGGGTGTAGGTCGGAGCAGATCCTATTGGGCCAGTCATGGTTGCCAGTGTATGGCGCAGTCGAGCTGGACGACATCGAACTCTTCGTCGAGCGTAATGGGAAGCCGAAACTCAGTTCCGCTATCGCCCAGACCATCGAGTATCTCCGTGGAAACAGGAGTCACCGCGGCGCAGCGGACGCACCTAATGTCCCAGCCGTCGAAGGAATCGCAATCACGCAAGCGACCGAGATAATCGACTATCTGATGTAG
- a CDS encoding winged helix-turn-helix domain-containing protein, with the protein MPSDPLRENGDYPSDPADLLPANSVLNLDEYIQMYAAVGHRVRFEILYRLVHGGETTPSDLSEELSEDSSTLSDHIDHLLDAGLIQRRMRTEKGEMTVSTFYRETIFGEIVLTEGIEPLLLAEKEFSAMYGSSVDG; encoded by the coding sequence ATGCCCTCGGACCCCCTTCGTGAAAACGGGGACTATCCAAGTGATCCAGCTGATCTTCTCCCAGCAAACAGTGTTCTAAATCTCGACGAGTATATTCAAATGTACGCTGCTGTAGGCCATCGAGTTAGATTCGAGATTCTTTACCGACTTGTCCACGGTGGGGAGACCACTCCATCAGATCTGTCTGAGGAACTTTCCGAGGACAGCAGTACGCTCTCCGACCATATCGATCACCTTCTCGATGCTGGTCTTATTCAACGACGCATGCGTACGGAGAAGGGAGAAATGACGGTGTCCACGTTTTATCGGGAAACTATTTTCGGGGAGATCGTACTGACTGAGGGGATCGAGCCCCTCTTGTTAGCCGAAAAGGAGTTTTCAGCCATGTACGGCAGTTCTGTTGATGGTTAA
- a CDS encoding tyrosine-type recombinase/integrase, whose product MTSDLEPLDPRTARQMYLDARAHELADATIQSQGYRLKQFVEWCEEEGIENMNNFSGRDIHQFRIKRREEDDVATATMKGQLATLRAFLRFAASIDAVESGLDEQIILPKTTEDDAREVMLDPDLAKKMLDHLEQYRYAALEHALLAILWHTGLRIGAAVGLDIEDYNPDDQYLALVHRPDSGSTLKNGKDGERLVAVTDSVCAILDDWLEVNHPGVTDQAGRNPLFATRRDRLSRNRGRTIAYQFTRPCVYGDPCPHDRDPDECEAIPTSQCHACPSSLSPHPIRRGSITYHLQQETPKPIVSDRMDVSPDVLDRHYDQRTSLEKMRQRRRYLPDD is encoded by the coding sequence ATGACTAGCGATCTTGAACCACTCGATCCGCGCACAGCCAGACAGATGTACCTCGATGCACGAGCCCACGAACTCGCCGACGCTACAATCCAGTCGCAAGGATACAGACTCAAGCAGTTCGTCGAATGGTGCGAGGAGGAAGGAATAGAGAACATGAACAACTTCTCAGGACGCGATATCCACCAGTTTCGAATTAAACGCCGTGAGGAAGACGATGTTGCTACTGCGACGATGAAGGGTCAGTTGGCAACCCTCAGAGCCTTCCTTCGGTTCGCAGCGTCAATCGACGCAGTCGAATCGGGGTTGGACGAGCAGATCATTTTGCCGAAAACGACCGAGGATGATGCTCGTGAGGTGATGCTGGACCCAGATCTGGCGAAGAAGATGCTGGATCATCTGGAGCAGTACAGGTACGCGGCACTCGAACACGCGTTACTGGCGATACTCTGGCATACTGGCCTTCGGATAGGAGCTGCTGTTGGACTCGATATTGAGGACTACAATCCCGACGATCAGTATCTCGCGTTGGTTCATCGGCCGGATTCTGGGTCAACGCTGAAGAACGGCAAAGATGGTGAACGGCTCGTCGCAGTAACCGATTCGGTCTGTGCGATCCTAGATGACTGGCTTGAGGTCAATCATCCTGGGGTTACTGATCAAGCGGGACGTAATCCGTTGTTTGCGACCCGTCGAGATCGGTTGAGTCGGAATCGAGGGCGAACGATTGCTTACCAATTCACCCGGCCGTGCGTGTATGGGGACCCCTGTCCTCATGATCGTGATCCGGATGAATGCGAAGCGATCCCGACATCGCAGTGCCATGCGTGTCCATCTTCGCTGAGCCCACACCCAATTAGACGAGGTTCGATTACCTATCATCTCCAACAGGAAACGCCAAAACCGATCGTGAGCGATCGGATGGATGTTAGCCCTGATGTGCTTGACAGGCACTACGATCAGCGTACCTCACTGGAGAAGATGCGTCAGCGACGCCGCTACCTGCCTGACGACTAA
- a CDS encoding DUF7344 domain-containing protein — translation MAPTMLISTMCEDGTAVSAGDSLSVDAVLELLSQYQRREILRFCRDSQTNRVPMHHVISHLREIEQDRTGEAPGTDHLQSVLIHVHGPKLDAVDLVTYDVGEQYVEYVPNEQVETALEHIDRMEDQW, via the coding sequence ATGGCGCCTACTATGCTTATATCTACCATGTGTGAAGATGGCACAGCAGTTTCAGCGGGGGATTCTCTGTCCGTCGATGCAGTGTTAGAACTCCTCAGTCAGTACCAGCGACGTGAAATCCTGCGCTTTTGCCGGGACTCCCAGACGAACAGAGTACCGATGCACCACGTCATCTCCCACCTTCGCGAAATCGAGCAGGACCGAACCGGCGAGGCGCCCGGGACGGATCACTTGCAATCCGTCTTGATCCACGTCCACGGACCGAAACTCGATGCGGTCGACCTGGTGACGTACGACGTCGGTGAGCAGTACGTCGAGTACGTTCCGAACGAACAGGTCGAGACTGCCCTGGAACATATCGACAGGATGGAAGACCAGTGGTGA
- a CDS encoding HalOD1 output domain-containing protein — MTIPVSLEVVRTIAEREEIDPATLDPPLHDAVDPDALDAVFESTPGADRTDGQIRFEYAGYAVTVFADHSVSVEASDASTREHPPRDDSGDLDPNE; from the coding sequence GTGACAATCCCCGTCAGCCTCGAGGTCGTACGAACGATCGCGGAGCGAGAGGAGATCGATCCCGCGACACTCGATCCGCCGCTCCACGATGCCGTCGATCCGGACGCACTCGACGCAGTCTTCGAATCGACGCCCGGGGCGGACCGGACGGACGGACAGATTCGCTTCGAGTACGCTGGCTACGCCGTAACGGTCTTCGCGGATCACTCGGTCTCGGTCGAGGCGAGCGACGCCTCGACGAGGGAGCACCCACCCAGGGACGACAGCGGCGACCTGGACCCGAACGAGTGA
- a CDS encoding DUF5786 family protein yields MGFGSYDESEQQQPDVSDEDDEDAAVNVHEHEHDGDMTVETGASTDELLGQLQDIKDDKHAE; encoded by the coding sequence ATGGGTTTTGGAAGCTACGACGAGTCCGAGCAACAGCAACCGGATGTCAGTGACGAAGACGACGAGGACGCCGCGGTGAACGTCCACGAACACGAACACGATGGCGATATGACGGTCGAGACGGGTGCCTCGACCGACGAACTCCTCGGTCAACTCCAGGACATCAAAGACGACAAGCACGCAGAGTGA
- a CDS encoding DUF7504 family protein, producing the protein MNESIDPSVDDCTPSLPEFPDAVGTGATILVAGTVDPSTCALGLRALCQYGRTDESAFVVTTTESADRTSTVYDRLCPSGGPSIGLVDTTSESQYLASLYGGTPTVFTPSSADLERIVIGLSELSESMSPNPDSRHLIVRSLTPILDHSSTGRVSDVLQRIAGLRTGSGIGFYGLTYTEHDEETIAALAQHVDGILWVTGGVDTPLTFDYQSARRFSVPSSPGPSYR; encoded by the coding sequence ATGAACGAATCAATCGATCCGTCGGTCGACGATTGTACGCCCTCTCTTCCCGAATTCCCCGATGCGGTGGGTACTGGAGCAACGATCCTCGTCGCGGGAACGGTCGACCCGTCAACCTGTGCGCTCGGACTCCGAGCCCTCTGTCAGTACGGCCGTACCGACGAGTCCGCATTCGTCGTGACGACGACCGAGAGCGCCGACCGAACCAGCACGGTTTACGACCGGCTCTGTCCGTCGGGGGGTCCGTCGATCGGACTCGTCGATACGACCTCCGAGAGTCAGTATTTGGCGTCGCTGTACGGTGGGACGCCGACGGTCTTTACACCCTCGTCGGCCGATCTCGAACGGATCGTAATCGGCCTCTCGGAACTGTCCGAATCGATGAGTCCGAACCCGGACTCTCGACACCTCATCGTCCGGTCGCTCACGCCGATACTCGACCATTCGTCGACCGGGCGCGTTTCTGACGTCCTCCAGCGGATCGCCGGTCTTCGAACCGGATCGGGGATCGGATTCTACGGTCTCACGTATACCGAACACGACGAGGAGACGATCGCTGCCCTCGCACAGCACGTAGACGGAATCCTCTGGGTTACCGGCGGAGTGGATACGCCCCTCACGTTCGACTACCAGTCGGCGAGACGCTTTTCCGTCCCCTCGTCTCCAGGGCCCTCATATCGGTGA
- a CDS encoding beta-CASP ribonuclease aCPSF1 produces the protein MSSHHDPYSGLEAQIESNVPDDLSVSRVTYEGPELVIYTETPRLFADRDGIVPQLAKTFRKRITIRPAPGTQTEPADAEPQIRDLIPEDAGITDLEFFSTTGEVVIEAEKPGLVIGRHGSTLNEITKEVGWTPDVLRTPPMESSTVANVRNYLVTERDERREILERVGEHIHREPQSDEDWVRITTLGCCREVGRASFVLSTPETRVLVDCGDKPGADGEVPYLQLPEANPVADLDAVVLTHAHLDHSALLPLLFKYGYDGPVYMTAPTRDLIGLLQLDYLDVAAKEGRTPPYDSEMVREELTHTITMDYGNVTDIAPDIKLTMHNAGHILGSAVAHFHVGDGRHNVVFSGDVHYTDTRLFNGAVNDFPRAETLVMESTYGRRNDYQTDQEDSERTLIDRISQTYENDGTVVIPAFAVGRSQELMLVLEEAMRTGRLPTMPIYLDGMIREATAIHTAYPEFLRDGLRQRILHDDENPFLAAQFQQVDGGDEMRQDIADGEPAIILSTSGMVTGGPIMSWLELLGGDPDNALVFVGYQAEGTLGRRIQGGNREIHLTDRDGNTNRMTLRFTIESVSGFSGHADRNGLENFVRTMNPRPEEILCVHGDESATDQLSSALYQNFDCRTYAPRNLETYRLA, from the coding sequence ATGAGTTCACATCACGACCCGTATTCGGGGCTCGAAGCGCAGATAGAATCAAACGTTCCGGACGATCTCTCGGTCTCCAGAGTGACGTACGAGGGGCCGGAACTCGTCATCTACACTGAAACGCCTCGACTGTTCGCCGACCGCGACGGTATCGTTCCACAACTCGCGAAAACGTTCCGCAAGCGGATCACGATCCGGCCGGCTCCTGGGACGCAAACGGAACCGGCGGACGCAGAACCCCAGATCCGCGATCTGATTCCCGAGGACGCCGGTATCACCGATCTCGAATTCTTCTCGACGACCGGAGAGGTCGTGATCGAGGCCGAAAAGCCGGGGCTCGTGATCGGCCGCCACGGGAGCACCCTAAACGAGATCACGAAGGAGGTAGGCTGGACGCCTGACGTTCTCCGCACGCCACCGATGGAGTCTTCGACGGTCGCGAACGTCCGGAACTACCTCGTCACGGAGCGCGACGAGCGCCGAGAAATCCTCGAACGGGTCGGAGAGCACATTCACCGGGAGCCCCAGTCGGACGAAGACTGGGTGCGGATCACGACACTCGGGTGCTGTCGGGAGGTCGGTCGTGCGAGTTTCGTTCTTTCGACTCCCGAAACCCGCGTCCTCGTCGACTGTGGCGACAAACCGGGAGCCGACGGCGAGGTTCCGTACCTGCAGCTGCCGGAGGCGAACCCGGTCGCCGACCTGGACGCCGTCGTCCTGACCCACGCGCACCTGGACCACAGCGCGTTGCTGCCGCTGCTATTCAAGTACGGCTACGACGGCCCCGTGTACATGACGGCGCCGACGCGCGACCTCATCGGCTTACTCCAGCTCGACTATCTCGACGTCGCCGCCAAAGAAGGGCGAACGCCGCCGTACGACAGCGAGATGGTCCGCGAGGAGCTGACGCATACGATCACGATGGACTACGGGAACGTAACTGATATCGCACCTGACATCAAACTCACTATGCACAACGCGGGGCACATCCTCGGCAGTGCCGTCGCTCACTTTCACGTCGGCGACGGACGCCACAACGTCGTCTTCTCCGGGGACGTTCATTACACCGACACGCGCCTGTTCAACGGTGCGGTCAACGACTTCCCGCGCGCCGAGACGCTCGTCATGGAATCGACGTACGGGCGCCGAAACGACTACCAGACGGATCAGGAAGACAGCGAGCGCACCCTCATCGACCGTATCTCGCAGACCTACGAGAACGACGGGACGGTCGTTATCCCGGCGTTCGCCGTCGGTCGTTCGCAGGAACTCATGCTGGTACTCGAAGAGGCGATGCGGACCGGGAGACTGCCAACGATGCCGATCTACCTCGACGGGATGATCCGGGAGGCGACGGCAATCCACACGGCGTATCCGGAGTTCCTCCGGGACGGACTCCGCCAGCGGATCCTGCACGACGACGAAAATCCGTTTCTCGCGGCCCAGTTCCAGCAGGTAGACGGTGGCGACGAGATGCGGCAGGATATCGCCGACGGCGAACCAGCGATCATCCTCTCGACGTCGGGGATGGTCACCGGCGGGCCGATCATGTCGTGGCTAGAGCTACTCGGCGGGGATCCGGACAACGCGCTCGTTTTCGTCGGCTATCAGGCGGAGGGAACGCTCGGTCGTCGAATCCAGGGTGGAAACAGGGAGATTCATCTCACCGATCGTGACGGTAACACGAATCGGATGACGCTCCGGTTCACCATCGAGTCAGTGAGCGGCTTCTCCGGCCACGCGGATCGGAACGGTCTCGAAAACTTCGTCCGAACGATGAACCCACGCCCCGAGGAGATTCTGTGCGTCCACGGGGACGAATCGGCGACGGACCAACTGTCGTCGGCACTCTACCAGAACTTCGATTGCCGAACCTACGCGCCGCGCAACCTCGAAACCTATCGACTCGCCTGA
- a CDS encoding ribonuclease J: MEIEIATIGGYEEVGRQMTAVRAGEDIVVFDMGLNLSKVLIHDNIQTEGMHSLDLIDMGAIPDDRIMADLEGDVQAIVPTHGHLDHIGAISKLAHRYDAPVVSTPFTNALVEEEFDDEEKFGDSNELITMDPGESMIVGDHGLELEFVNVTHSIIGAINPVLHTPEGAIVYGLDKRMDHSPVLGDPIDMKRFREIGREGEGVLCYIEDCTNANKQGRTPSEAVAREQLKDVMYSLEDYDGGIVATTFSSHISRVTSLVEFAKDIGRQPVLLGRSMEKYSGAAERLGFVDFPDDLGMFGYRRSIDQSFERIMNDGKENFLPVVTGHQGEPRAMLTRMARGETNYDLDDGDKVLFSARVIPEPTNEGQRYQAEKLLGMQGARVYSDIHVSGHLRQEGHYEMLDALQPQHVIPAHQEMSGFAGYVELASDRGYTMDRDLHVTSNGNILQLV, encoded by the coding sequence ATGGAAATAGAAATTGCGACGATCGGCGGCTACGAGGAAGTCGGACGGCAGATGACCGCGGTGCGCGCTGGCGAGGACATCGTCGTCTTCGACATGGGACTGAACCTGTCGAAAGTACTGATCCACGATAACATCCAGACGGAGGGCATGCACAGTCTGGACCTGATCGATATGGGCGCGATCCCCGACGACCGGATTATGGCGGATCTGGAGGGTGACGTACAGGCGATCGTGCCGACGCACGGTCACCTGGACCACATCGGCGCGATCTCGAAACTCGCCCACCGATACGACGCGCCCGTCGTTTCGACCCCGTTTACGAACGCACTCGTCGAGGAGGAGTTCGACGACGAGGAGAAGTTCGGCGACTCCAACGAACTGATCACGATGGACCCGGGCGAGTCGATGATCGTCGGCGACCACGGACTCGAACTCGAGTTCGTCAACGTCACGCACTCGATCATCGGCGCGATCAACCCGGTCTTGCACACTCCCGAGGGCGCCATCGTCTACGGACTCGACAAGCGCATGGACCACTCGCCGGTTCTCGGCGACCCGATCGACATGAAACGGTTCCGAGAAATCGGCCGCGAGGGTGAGGGCGTCCTCTGTTACATCGAAGACTGTACGAACGCGAACAAGCAGGGCCGGACACCGAGCGAGGCCGTCGCCCGCGAGCAGCTGAAGGACGTCATGTACAGCCTGGAGGACTACGACGGCGGCATCGTCGCGACGACGTTCTCGAGTCACATCTCCCGGGTCACCTCGCTCGTGGAGTTCGCAAAGGACATCGGTCGCCAGCCGGTCTTGCTGGGTCGGTCGATGGAGAAATACTCCGGGGCAGCGGAACGGCTCGGCTTCGTCGACTTCCCCGACGATCTCGGGATGTTCGGCTACCGACGATCGATCGATCAGTCGTTCGAACGGATCATGAACGACGGAAAAGAGAACTTTTTGCCGGTCGTCACTGGCCACCAGGGCGAGCCGCGTGCGATGCTCACCCGTATGGCTCGCGGGGAGACGAACTACGATCTCGACGACGGTGATAAGGTTCTCTTCTCCGCCCGTGTCATCCCCGAACCGACGAACGAGGGCCAGCGGTATCAGGCAGAGAAGCTCCTCGGTATGCAAGGCGCCCGCGTCTACTCAGACATCCACGTCTCTGGACACCTCCGACAGGAGGGCCACTACGAGATGTTGGACGCGCTCCAGCCCCAGCACGTCATCCCAGCGCACCAGGAGATGAGCGGCTTTGCCGGGTACGTCGAACTCGCGTCCGATCGAGGCTACACGATGGACCGGGATCTCCACGTCACCTCGAACGGAAACATCCTGCAACTCGTCTGA
- a CDS encoding PAS domain-containing response regulator has translation MDDDSSFVDLVETFLEREREEISVRTETAVEDGMSALREERIDCVISDYEMPEQDGLDFLERVRDEFPDLPFILFTGKGDEEIASEAITAGVTEYLQKGTGTEQYTVLANRVENLVEKYSAEREVFRGFLALESAQEGIGILNDEGEYVYLNQAYAEVYDADRDELLHSHWETLYPESETERFRREILPTLESEGTWTGRSVGLTTDGERVAERLSLTHLDDGGHVCVVRDVTEERRRAEQLRREQRFLETALNTIDDLFYVFDDERNYVRWNDRFEAVIGYSESEIRDMEPTDLFEGETRAEIDAAIDRILSDGERVVVEADLVTNDGEPLPYEFTGVPVSDDGETIGVVGIGRRLST, from the coding sequence GTGGACGACGATTCGTCGTTCGTCGATCTGGTCGAGACGTTCCTCGAACGGGAACGAGAGGAGATATCCGTCCGCACAGAGACCGCTGTCGAGGACGGGATGTCGGCACTCCGGGAGGAGCGTATCGACTGCGTGATCAGCGACTACGAGATGCCCGAGCAGGACGGACTCGACTTTCTGGAACGTGTCAGAGACGAGTTTCCGGACCTCCCGTTTATCCTCTTTACCGGGAAGGGCGACGAGGAAATTGCGAGTGAAGCGATCACCGCCGGCGTGACCGAGTACTTGCAGAAGGGAACCGGAACGGAGCAGTACACGGTGCTGGCGAACAGGGTGGAAAACCTGGTCGAAAAGTACAGCGCGGAACGAGAGGTATTCCGGGGGTTTCTGGCCCTGGAGTCGGCTCAGGAGGGAATCGGAATTCTAAACGACGAGGGGGAGTACGTCTATCTGAACCAGGCCTACGCCGAGGTGTACGACGCGGATCGGGACGAACTCCTTCACTCTCACTGGGAGACCCTGTATCCCGAATCGGAGACCGAACGATTCCGCAGAGAGATCCTTCCGACGCTCGAATCCGAGGGGACGTGGACGGGGCGATCGGTCGGTCTGACCACCGATGGGGAGCGCGTCGCCGAGCGTCTCAGCCTCACGCACCTTGACGACGGCGGTCACGTCTGCGTCGTCCGCGACGTCACCGAGGAACGGCGGCGTGCGGAACAGCTCCGTCGCGAACAACGATTCCTGGAGACGGCGCTCAACACGATCGACGACCTCTTCTACGTCTTCGACGACGAACGCAACTACGTCCGGTGGAACGATCGATTCGAGGCGGTCATCGGCTACTCCGAATCGGAAATTCGGGACATGGAACCGACGGACCTCTTCGAGGGCGAGACCAGGGCCGAAATCGACGCGGCGATCGACCGTATTCTCTCCGACGGTGAACGGGTCGTCGTGGAAGCCGATCTCGTGACCAACGACGGCGAACCGCTCCCGTACGAATTTACCGGCGTTCCCGTGAGTGACGACGGCGAAACCATCGGTGTCGTCGGCATCGGGCGTCGTCTCTCCACGTAA